One stretch of Schizosaccharomyces pombe strain 972h- genome assembly, chromosome: III DNA includes these proteins:
- the taf6 gene encoding TATA-binding protein-associated factor TAF6 — translation MSLTVWNIESIKDVAEMLGIGNLADEPAAAIAMDLEYRIHQVVQEATKFMVHSKRTVLTSADISSALRTLNVEPLYGFNNSRPLEFHEAAVGAGQNSLYYLDDEEVDFEKIINAPLPKVPRNISYSAHWLAIEGVQPAIPQNPTPSDHTVGEWASKGTSGVMPGASTAAKEARNGVTSMDNVEIKPLVRHVLSKELQLYFERITSALLDETNVELRDAALSSLRDDPGLHQLLPYFIMFLSDSVTRNLGNLVVLTTLMHMAWALLDNPNLFVEPYVQQLMPSILTCLVAKRLGSDPNNHEHYALRDLAAFLLGIVCDRFGNVYYTLKPRVTRTALKAFLDNTKPYSTHYGAIKGLKTMGKEAIRVLVVPNIKVYEVLVRKTLEKGNEEEIYEANKCMDALYDALLLLRDDQLPNQRTLPPNASGLLEKNVGSLMAEKIMKENDTSLLLGLLE, via the exons ATGTCCTTGACAGTATGGAATATTGAATCCATCAAAGATGTTGCTGAAATGCTTGGGATTGGCAATCTTGCCGATGAACCAGCAGCAGCTATTGCAATGGATCTCGAATATAGAATTCATCAGGTGGTTCAG GAAGCCACTAAGTTTATGGTTCATTCTAAAAGAACTGTTTTAACTAGCGCAGATATCTCTTCAGCGTTACGGACGTTGAATGTTGAGCCGTTATACGGCTTCAATAATTCTCGTCCATTAGAATTTCATGAAGCCGCTGTAGGTGCAGGCCAAAATTCCCTTTACTACCTTGATGATGAGGAAGtggattttgaaaaaatcataaacGCTCCTCTCCCTAAAGTCCCTAGAAACATTTCTTACAGTGCACACTGGCTGGCCATCGAAGGTGTGCAGCCAGCCATTCCTCAAAATCCAACTCCCTCAGATCACACAGTTGGAGAATGGGCATCCAAGGGTACTTCAGGGGTTATGCCAGGTGCTTCAACTGCTGCTAAAGAAGCTCGAAACGGTGTCACTTCGATGGACAACGTTGAGATAAAACCGTTGGTGCGACATGTGCTATCCAAAGAGTTACAGCTTTATTTTGAGCGTATTACCAGTGCATTGCTTGATGAAACTAATGTTGAGCTCCGTGATGCTGCCCTATCGAGTTTACGTGACGACCCCGGATTACACCAACTTTTACCATACTTCATAATGTTTTTATCGGATTCTGTAACTCGAAACTTAGGAAATCTTGTGGTTCTTACTACTTTAATGCACATGGCCTGGGCCCTTCTTGATAACCCCAACCTTTTTGTAGAGCCTTACGTCCAACAACTCATGCCATCCATCCTTACTTGTTTGGTCGCGAAGCGCCTTGGCAGTGATCCTAATAATCACGAGCATTATGCACTAAGAGACTTAGCTGCTTTTTTACTCGGGATTGTTTGTGATCGATTTGGTAATGTGTATTATACATTAAAGCCTCGCGTTACTCGCACGGCACTCAAAGCATTTTTGGATAACACCAAGCCATATTCCACTCATTATGGTGCCATCAAAGGCTTAAAAACTATGGGGAAAGAAGCTATTAGAGTCCTCGTCGTTCCCAATATCAAAGTTTACGAAGTCCTAGTTCGGAAAACCttggaaaaaggaaatgaaGAGGAGATTTACGAGGCCAATAAATGTATGGATGCTTTGTACGACGCTTTGCTATTACTGCGGGATGATCAATTACCAAATCAACGAACTCTTCCGCCAAATGCTAGTGGTCTTCTTGAGAAGAACGTTGGCAGTTTAATGGCTGAAAAGATAATGAAGGAAAACGATACCTCATTGCTTCTTGGTCTGCTAGAATAG
- the vps5 gene encoding retromer complex subunit Vps5 — protein MLGHNIYEEDDAFNPFADSVSPLNPPKTDQEPSAEGVEEESPNVQASPPKTHIYTSPRKRSVNLKSLPFETLTLDSAPLGPLQFSDAPSMAPENNRLEVGLNTKINPLKGSSPALNADFSANKPWISEVNSFSPSPIGATENPTIPNSEQTVDTLDAASSSAPNFTHTVSSASSQKQGSTSLTDTENQKAHPAAAPQSLTPFYIQVHDPHTVKEITKSHTVYSVSTRLEEHNQPSVSNVTVQRRYNDFAFLYQLLSNNHPGCIIPPIPEKQVVGRFDDEFIEQRRAALEVMLRKISAHPVLRDDYSFKLFLEAETFDPRMTHRTTLIESSSSPLRSGPSTSGLLDSFTSAFHTSGSSKFSEQDPILIEAKDTLDSLETQLKSVYHALLLSIDQRIQFASAIHDFGEAVGNLSLVDLEPTLSSKFDGLSQLQVELRFVQERKVAQDNLTLGTTLEEYIRYVESAKNAFTTRQKLWQTWQSSVQAVSRAKTQLEKCKKQAKSQQKSLPYLEEQYEKYRAKAADLEKEFSESTTLLKRDLSSLTTSRVDDLKASVETWLESAIESQKEIIERWESFLDQ, from the coding sequence ATGCTTGGGCATAATATATATGAAGAAGACGATGCATTTAATCCATTCGCAGATTCCGTTTCTCCACTGAACCCTCCAAAAACCGACCAAGAGCCCTCAGCTGAAGGAGTGGAAGAAGAGTCGCCGAATGTTCAAGCTTCTCCACCAAAAACTCATATCTATACATCTCCTAGGAAACGAAGCGTCAATTTGAAATCTCTTCCGTTTGAAACGTTAACTTTGGATTCTGCACCTTTAGGTCCCTTGCAATTTTCTGATGCACCTTCTATGGCACCCGAAAACAACCGTTTGGAAGTTGGtttaaatacaaaaattaatccGTTAAAAGGATCTAGTCCCGCTTTGAATGCAGATTTTTCTGCAAATAAGCCTTGGATCTCAGAAGTGAACTCCTTTTCCCCTTCTCCTATCGGAGCAACGGAAAATCCCACTATACCAAATTCAGAACAGACGGTAGATACTTTAGACGCTGCCTCATCTTCTGCTCCAAATTTTACACACACTGTCTCATCTGCCTCCTCCCAGAAGCAAGGTTCAACCTCATTAACAGATACGGAGAATCAGAAGGCGCACCCGGCAGCGGCACCTCAATCTCTTACCCCGTTTTACATCCAAGTTCATGACCCTCATACCGTTAAGGAAATCACTAAATCGCATACCGTATATTCGGTTTCCACTCGTTTAGAGGAACACAATCAACCTTCTGTTAGCAATGTGACTGTACAAAGACGATATAAtgattttgcttttctttatcaatTGCTTTCTAATAATCATCCGGGTTGTATCATTCCTCCCATCCCGGAAAAGCAGGTTGTAGGCCGttttgatgatgaatttaTTGAACAGCGACGAGCAGCCTTGGAGGTAATGCTTCGCAAAATATCTGCCCATCCGGTTCTACGTGATGATTACTCATTTAAGTTGTTTCTTGAAGCAGAGACATTTGACCCTAGAATGACACATCGTACTACTCTCATTGAGAGTTCATCAAGTCCTTTGCGCTCAGGTCCCTCAACATCTGGTTTACTTGACTCATTCACCTCCGCCTTCCATACCTCTGGATCTTCTAAATTTTCCGAACAGGATccaattttaattgaagCAAAGGATACACTTGATTCGTTGGAAACTCAACTAAAGTCGGTTTATCACGCGCTTCTTTTATCCATAGATCAACGCATACAGTTCGCTTCAGCCATCCATGATTTTGGCGAGGCTGTTGGAAATTTATCTTTAGTTGATTTAGAGCCCACCTTATCATCCAAGTTTGATGGTCTTTCCCAACTCCAGGTAGAGCTTCGATTTGTACAAGAACGTAAGGTTGCTCAAGACAATTTGACACTGGGCACTACATTGGAGGAGTACATTCGGTACGTGGAGAGTGCCAAAAATGCCTTTACTACACGTCAAAAGTTGTGGCAGACATGGCAATCTTCAGTTCAAGCTGTTTCTCGTGCTAAAACTCAACTTgagaaatgtaaaaagCAAGCGAAATCTCAGCAAAAATCACTCCCTTACTTGGAAGAACAATACGAAAAATATCGAGCAAAAGCTGCTGATCTGGAAAAAGAGTTTTCGGAATCAACAACTCTGTTAAAACGAGATTTGAGTTCTCTCACAACCAGTAGAGTTGATGATCTCAAAGCTAGTGTTGAAACGTGGTTGGAATCTGCAATTGAAtctcaaaaagaaattattgaGCGTTGGGAATCATTTTTGGATCAATAA
- the mug123 gene encoding protein mug123, producing the protein MERLATRSSHDDPYSRSSLPTSNAINSNHESNGSTFSYVQSLRRAKATVWSDIGRVAPLHSSPSIKSSSQNGKSSSKGLGGMRSRVFSSQHHGVYHTRPASLHSRTMAPQHTILTPRLSATEGKDDDEDELVISTSNTAPTYISMIESSRASSTHSGTAPSIMGMSIHSRADSRAETTQSDGFESRSGSPTHDIQSYLVNRRSSSSESSDEDSAEEGMKRLVITNMGDNDEFDSD; encoded by the coding sequence ATGGAACGTTTAGCTACTCGATCGAGCCATGATGATCCATATTCGAGGTCTTCCCTTCCAACTTCGAATGCCATTAATAGCAACCATGAGTCAAATGGTTCTACTTTTTCTTACGTACAGAGTTTACGCCGTGCAAAGGCGACTGTCTGGAGTGATATAGGCCGTGTGGCTCCTTTACACTCTAGCCCATCAATCAAAAGTTCATCACAAAATGGGAAGTCTTCCAGCAAAGGCTTAGGAGGCATGCGCTCAAGGGTATTTTCTAGCCAGCATCATGGTGTTTATCACACCCGTCCTGCTTCGCTTCATTCACGTACAATGGCTCCTCAGCACACCATTCTTACTCCACGATTATCTGCTACCGAAGGTAAGGATGACGATGAGGACGAATTGGTAATTTCGACATCGAATACTGCACCAACATATATCTCAATGATTGAGTCTTCACGTGCCAGCTCAACCCATAGTGGGACTGCACCTTCCATTATGGGAATGTCAATACATTCAAGAGCAGACTCCAGAGCCGAAACTACTCAATCAGACGGCTTTGAATCTCGTAGCGGATCACCTACTCATGATATTCAATCTTATCTTGTCAATCGACGAAGCAGCAGTTCTGAATCTTCAGACGAGGACAGTGCTGAAGAAGGAATGAAACGTCTAGTAATCACAAATATGGGGGACAATGATGAATTCGATAGCGATTAG